One Paenibacillus crassostreae DNA segment encodes these proteins:
- the allB gene encoding allantoinase AllB: MKNSYELVIKNGDVVLPDEVLKLDIGVIGGKIVALGENLPIEQDTEVIHAAGHYVLPGMIDMHVHFNEPAMGHWEGFRSGSASLAAGGCTTYADMPLNGNPPTVNKEALKLKVEAANGNSAVDYVLWGGLVPDNLDDLEDLFAEGVIGFKAFLSNPGGEGEGRFREVDSDTLYQGMQRIASFGGILALHAESEDITSTLSTDAQRNGRCSARDFAATRPAHAEIEAVARALLYSELTGCTLHFVHISTAAAVELIHVAKLRGLDVTVETCPHYLILNEDHMEDLGPVAKCAPPLRSEEEKEKLWAMLELGKIDLIASDHSPCPTELKMNSGLSFVDAWGGISGAQSSLELMFHEGVNKRGIPVTLISKLLAELPAKRFGMAHCKGSIALGLDADLVLLNPSCPYMLTVENLLYRHKHSPYIGMTLSCKVTSTLSRGKLVYIADDGVIVADGGQQLQVRKGTTV; the protein is encoded by the coding sequence TGAAGAACTCGTATGAACTTGTGATTAAGAATGGTGATGTGGTGTTGCCTGATGAAGTACTCAAGTTGGATATCGGAGTCATTGGAGGGAAAATCGTCGCACTGGGTGAGAATCTTCCAATAGAGCAAGATACGGAAGTCATCCATGCGGCAGGGCATTATGTATTACCGGGTATGATTGATATGCATGTTCACTTTAATGAGCCGGCGATGGGTCATTGGGAAGGATTCCGGAGCGGTTCAGCGTCGCTTGCAGCAGGTGGTTGTACGACGTATGCAGATATGCCACTAAACGGCAATCCGCCTACTGTGAATAAGGAAGCACTCAAGCTTAAAGTTGAAGCTGCTAATGGGAATTCAGCTGTTGACTATGTGCTATGGGGTGGTCTAGTCCCTGACAATCTGGATGACCTTGAGGATTTGTTTGCGGAAGGCGTTATCGGGTTTAAAGCTTTTCTATCCAATCCGGGTGGAGAGGGCGAGGGACGTTTCCGCGAAGTAGATAGCGATACGCTTTATCAAGGAATGCAACGAATTGCATCGTTTGGTGGAATCCTTGCGTTACACGCAGAAAGTGAAGATATTACATCAACGTTATCTACAGATGCTCAGAGAAATGGACGATGTAGCGCGCGTGATTTCGCGGCCACTCGTCCGGCTCATGCGGAGATAGAAGCTGTTGCAAGAGCACTATTATATAGTGAGCTTACAGGTTGTACATTACATTTTGTCCATATCAGTACGGCTGCTGCTGTCGAATTGATTCATGTTGCTAAGCTTCGCGGATTAGACGTTACCGTGGAGACTTGTCCTCATTATTTAATCTTAAATGAAGACCATATGGAAGACCTAGGGCCAGTAGCCAAATGTGCCCCTCCCTTGCGAAGTGAAGAGGAGAAAGAAAAGTTGTGGGCTATGTTGGAACTAGGCAAGATCGATCTTATCGCCTCGGATCACTCTCCTTGTCCAACGGAGTTAAAGATGAATTCTGGTCTGTCATTTGTTGATGCATGGGGTGGTATTTCAGGTGCACAGAGTAGTCTTGAACTGATGTTTCATGAGGGAGTGAACAAGCGTGGGATCCCAGTTACCTTGATTTCAAAATTACTTGCCGAGCTACCAGCGAAACGTTTCGGAATGGCGCATTGCAAAGGATCGATAGCCCTAGGATTGGATGCTGATCTGGTCCTGCTTAACCCGAGTTGTCCTTACATGCTAACTGTAGAAAACTTGCTGTATCGTCATAAACATAGTCCATATATCGGAATGACCTTATCCTGTAAAGTAACTTCTACCCTAAGTAGGGGGAAACTCGTGTACATTGCGGATGATGGTGTGATTGTAGCGGATGGTGGACAACAATTGCAGGTTAGGAAAGGGACGACTGTATGA
- a CDS encoding M20 family metallo-hydrolase: MMGTPVIQAPALEMLKLLDALAEFSAPGTGVTRLLYTSEWRRAQLFIQERMIGFGLDVTVDQVGNVYGRLQGANPEDKVILTGSHIDTVVNGGKYDGAYGIAAAVTAIHYLQQTFGHPLRTLEVVSFCEEEGSRFPLTFWGSGHVTGMYGGGEMATCVDAEGVSLLTAMTDSGFGVGSIEDDRDEHDRGTVGNRVGSRAMGLEAGARRSDIGAFVELHIEQGIILEKTETEIGIVQAIVGQRRYRIKVSGVANHAGTTPMMMRLDALAGLAEMLILLESLALEVGENLVATCGRLEVFPNTPNVIPGEVVFTLDIRHSEEEELGGFCDRTLSGFRETAIKRGLEIVVSLSLSTPPAPMDMKLCAMLESTCQKRGKSYRMMVSGAGHDAQLFAPQCATTMIFVPSQAGISHSPEEYSTPEALAAGLDVLTTMLYELAYV, translated from the coding sequence ATGATGGGCACACCTGTGATTCAAGCGCCGGCTCTGGAGATGCTGAAGTTGCTTGATGCTTTAGCGGAATTTAGTGCTCCAGGTACTGGTGTGACTAGGTTACTCTATACGTCTGAATGGCGTCGAGCACAGCTTTTTATACAGGAGAGAATGATTGGGTTCGGACTAGACGTTACAGTTGATCAAGTAGGTAATGTGTATGGAAGGCTCCAGGGAGCTAATCCAGAGGATAAAGTGATTCTTACAGGTTCCCATATCGACACGGTCGTAAATGGTGGTAAATATGATGGAGCATATGGCATAGCGGCCGCAGTTACGGCAATTCATTATTTGCAACAGACCTTTGGACATCCACTTAGAACGCTGGAGGTAGTGTCCTTTTGTGAGGAAGAGGGTAGTCGATTTCCATTAACATTCTGGGGTTCAGGTCATGTTACTGGGATGTATGGAGGTGGGGAAATGGCAACCTGCGTTGATGCTGAGGGCGTATCACTGTTGACTGCCATGACGGATTCAGGATTTGGAGTTGGCTCTATTGAGGATGATCGTGATGAGCACGATAGAGGGACAGTGGGCAATAGGGTAGGAAGTAGGGCAATGGGCTTAGAGGCTGGGGCACGCAGAAGTGATATAGGTGCTTTTGTGGAATTGCATATTGAGCAAGGCATCATTCTCGAGAAGACGGAAACAGAAATTGGCATTGTGCAAGCTATTGTTGGACAAAGACGATATCGGATTAAGGTCAGTGGTGTAGCCAATCATGCGGGTACGACGCCGATGATGATGAGGCTGGATGCACTTGCTGGTTTGGCAGAAATGCTAATCCTCTTGGAGAGCTTAGCTCTAGAGGTGGGTGAGAATCTAGTGGCTACATGCGGTCGGTTGGAAGTGTTTCCGAATACGCCAAATGTCATCCCAGGTGAAGTCGTATTTACGCTTGATATTCGTCATAGCGAAGAAGAGGAACTAGGAGGATTCTGTGACCGTACCCTTTCAGGTTTTCGTGAGACAGCAATCAAGCGTGGACTGGAGATTGTTGTCTCACTAAGCCTCAGCACTCCTCCAGCACCCATGGACATGAAGCTATGTGCAATGTTGGAGAGTACATGTCAGAAGCGGGGAAAATCTTACCGCATGATGGTGAGCGGTGCAGGGCATGATGCCCAGTTATTTGCACCACAATGTGCTACTACGATGATTTTTGTACCGAGTCAAGCAGGCATCAGCCATTCTCCTGAAGAATATTCAACTCCTGAGGCGTTGGCTGCTGGATTAGATGTACTCACAACGATGTTGTATGAGTTGGCATATGTATAG
- a CDS encoding pyridoxal-phosphate-dependent aminotransferase family protein, translating into MRRYVDLSPSQRCIMTPGPVEVDPRVLRAMSFPILGQFDPEFTCIMNETMEMLRELFSTDNRWAYPIDGTSRSGIEAAMVSLIAPGDRVLIPIYGRFGHLLHEIAERCGAEVFVIEKTWGSVFEPNEVIAAIERFTPDVVAIVHGETSTGRIQPLAEIGQACREMDVLLIVDAVATIGGVPVETDEWMLDAVIGGTQKCLSIPSGMAPITYNDRAEAKLLSRKQVERGLRTGQEYAESTKLSFIRSNYFDLSMLQDYWSSTRLNHHTEMTSMLYALREGLRLTLEEGFEARFARHILHEKALLAGLTAMGLKLYGDPDCKLTVVTCVLIPEGVDGESVRSMLLNRFGIEIASSFGPLKGLIWRIGTMGFSCRENNILRLLGAFEAVLIRHGLSLPCGYGVQAALDVYEANEYKRNQFPMV; encoded by the coding sequence ATGAGGCGGTATGTAGATTTGTCACCGTCACAAAGGTGTATTATGACACCGGGACCGGTAGAAGTTGATCCACGTGTACTGCGGGCGATGTCCTTTCCAATTCTGGGGCAATTCGATCCAGAGTTCACATGTATTATGAATGAAACGATGGAAATGTTAAGGGAATTATTCTCTACAGATAATCGATGGGCTTATCCTATAGACGGAACCTCTCGTTCAGGTATTGAAGCGGCGATGGTCAGTCTTATTGCCCCAGGTGATCGTGTCCTAATCCCCATCTACGGTCGCTTCGGGCATCTCTTACATGAGATTGCCGAACGATGTGGGGCAGAGGTATTCGTGATAGAGAAAACATGGGGAAGCGTATTTGAACCGAATGAGGTTATCGCAGCGATAGAGAGATTCACACCTGATGTGGTAGCCATCGTCCATGGGGAGACATCTACAGGTCGTATACAGCCGTTGGCGGAAATTGGGCAGGCCTGTCGTGAGATGGACGTCTTACTTATTGTCGATGCTGTGGCAACGATTGGGGGAGTTCCTGTTGAGACGGATGAATGGATGCTTGACGCTGTTATTGGTGGTACACAGAAATGTCTGTCCATACCATCAGGAATGGCTCCAATCACATATAATGATCGCGCAGAGGCTAAGCTGTTGAGTCGTAAGCAGGTAGAACGTGGATTAAGAACAGGACAAGAATACGCAGAGTCTACGAAGCTATCTTTTATCCGTAGTAATTATTTCGATCTTAGCATGCTTCAAGACTACTGGAGTTCCACACGATTGAATCATCATACCGAGATGACCTCTATGCTATATGCTCTGCGGGAAGGTTTACGATTGACACTTGAAGAGGGATTTGAAGCACGTTTTGCCAGACATATATTGCATGAAAAGGCACTTTTAGCTGGATTGACCGCGATGGGCCTTAAGCTATATGGGGATCCTGACTGTAAGTTGACCGTTGTCACCTGTGTCTTGATTCCGGAAGGTGTAGATGGGGAATCAGTTCGCTCCATGTTACTCAATCGATTCGGGATAGAAATCGCCAGTTCCTTTGGTCCTTTGAAAGGCTTGATCTGGCGTATCGGTACGATGGGATTCAGCTGCCGTGAGAATAATATTCTGAGGCTACTCGGTGCATTTGAAGCTGTACTAATACGGCACGGATTATCGCTACCATGTGGATATGGTGTTCAAGCGGCACTAGATGTATATGAGGCAAATGAGTATAAAAGAAACCAATTTCCCATGGTATAA
- a CDS encoding uracil-DNA glycosylase, with the protein MNENQRINCMKCQHFYVTWDRQFPKGCRAYEFKTAIMPSHAVFASSGKACMSFEQKGNPRS; encoded by the coding sequence ATGAATGAGAATCAGCGTATCAATTGTATGAAATGTCAGCATTTCTATGTCACATGGGATCGACAATTCCCTAAGGGATGTAGAGCTTATGAGTTTAAAACAGCAATAATGCCCAGTCATGCAGTTTTTGCTTCATCAGGTAAGGCGTGCATGAGTTTTGAACAGAAGGGTAATCCTAGATCATAA
- a CDS encoding FAD-dependent oxidoreductase, whose protein sequence is MKVVVIGCTHAGTAAIVNTAQLYPEAEITVYERNDNISFLSCGIALYVGGVVKDPHGLFYSSPDQLAALGVNTNMRHEVTSIDTDHKKLTVRNLVNGEEFEDTYDKLIMTTGSWPIIPKLEGIELDNILLCKNYNHSNTIIEKASHAKRITVVGAGYIGVELVEAFQMNGKEVTLIDGVDRILNKYLDPEFTDAIQESFQNKGIKLALNQTVTAFEGSNGVVNKVITTHGEYETDLVILCIGFRPNTELLKGQVDMLPNGAIIVDNYMQTSRKDVFAAGDSCAIHYNPTGKKSYIPLATNAVRMGTLVARNLVDQTTRYMGTQGTSGIKIYEDNIAATGLTELAAIDAGLQVETVTVTDRYRPEFMPTSEDVTLKVVFEKGTRRILGAQLMSKVELTQSINTISVCIQNQMTVDELGFIDFFFQPHYNKPWNFLNTAGLQALSTTAKKEPSHV, encoded by the coding sequence ATGAAAGTAGTAGTCATAGGTTGTACACATGCAGGAACAGCAGCTATCGTAAATACCGCTCAATTATACCCAGAGGCAGAAATAACCGTTTACGAGCGTAATGATAATATATCCTTCTTGTCGTGTGGGATCGCATTATATGTAGGTGGTGTCGTGAAAGATCCACATGGTCTATTCTATTCTTCCCCAGATCAACTGGCTGCTTTAGGGGTGAATACAAACATGCGGCATGAAGTAACGTCAATTGATACCGATCATAAGAAATTAACCGTGCGTAACTTAGTAAATGGTGAGGAGTTTGAAGATACTTACGATAAATTGATTATGACAACAGGATCATGGCCTATTATTCCGAAGCTTGAAGGAATTGAATTGGATAATATCTTACTTTGCAAAAACTATAACCACTCGAATACGATTATCGAAAAGGCAAGTCATGCTAAACGTATTACGGTTGTCGGCGCAGGTTACATTGGAGTCGAGCTCGTAGAAGCTTTTCAAATGAATGGTAAAGAAGTAACCCTCATAGATGGTGTAGACCGCATATTGAACAAATACCTAGACCCTGAGTTTACTGATGCTATTCAAGAATCTTTTCAGAATAAAGGGATCAAGCTTGCATTGAATCAGACCGTGACTGCCTTCGAAGGAAGTAACGGAGTCGTGAATAAGGTGATTACTACGCATGGAGAATATGAAACAGACTTGGTGATCCTGTGTATTGGATTCCGTCCTAATACAGAGTTGTTGAAGGGCCAAGTAGATATGCTTCCTAACGGTGCGATTATCGTAGACAACTATATGCAGACGAGCAGGAAGGATGTTTTTGCAGCGGGAGATAGTTGTGCGATTCACTATAATCCGACAGGTAAGAAATCTTACATTCCATTAGCGACCAATGCCGTACGGATGGGAACATTAGTTGCGCGCAATTTGGTGGATCAGACGACTCGTTATATGGGAACGCAAGGTACATCAGGTATTAAAATATACGAGGATAATATTGCAGCAACTGGGTTGACGGAATTAGCAGCTATCGATGCAGGATTGCAGGTAGAGACAGTAACAGTGACTGATCGTTATCGCCCTGAATTTATGCCAACATCGGAAGATGTAACTTTGAAGGTTGTATTTGAAAAAGGAACACGTCGCATCTTAGGTGCTCAGTTGATGTCGAAGGTGGAATTGACACAATCGATCAATACGATCTCAGTATGTATTCAGAATCAAATGACGGTTGATGAACTTGGTTTTATCGATTTCTTCTTCCAACCACACTATAATAAGCCTTGGAATTTCTTGAATACGGCTGGGCTACAAGCATTATCTACTACTGCTAAGAAAGAGCCTTCCCACGTGTAA
- a CDS encoding formate/nitrite transporter family protein, with the protein MAYYKPQQIAEVTVENGTKKAHNRLDTVLVLGFLGGAFIALGFLLDIRVVAGAPAEWSGIVNLLGASVFPLGLILVLLAGGELLTGNMMAVPLARITKRISTWEALKNLILITLSNFAGAVFVAYFFGHIVGLTESGVYLDKVVDMAGHKLDATFLQAFVSGIGCNWLVALAVWLSYGADNMSGKILGIWFPTMAFVAIGFQHVVANMFLIPAAIFAGYYSWGEYLINFVPVWLGNLTGGAIFVALAYWVAYLREPQTSSATATAKVKVHTSQARTLHEHLYKSEG; encoded by the coding sequence ATGGCCTATTATAAACCTCAGCAAATTGCTGAAGTGACAGTGGAGAACGGGACGAAGAAGGCCCACAATCGGCTTGATACGGTACTTGTTCTAGGATTCTTAGGGGGCGCATTTATAGCGCTAGGATTTTTACTAGATATTCGTGTTGTAGCAGGAGCACCAGCGGAATGGAGTGGGATCGTAAATCTCCTTGGAGCTTCAGTGTTTCCATTGGGCCTCATTCTCGTGCTTCTAGCGGGTGGTGAATTGCTGACTGGGAATATGATGGCAGTTCCGTTGGCTCGGATTACGAAGAGGATTTCGACGTGGGAAGCATTAAAGAACCTTATATTAATTACATTGAGTAACTTTGCGGGAGCCGTATTCGTTGCCTATTTTTTTGGACATATCGTTGGACTGACGGAATCAGGCGTGTATTTAGATAAAGTAGTGGATATGGCAGGACATAAGTTAGATGCTACATTCCTTCAAGCATTTGTCTCAGGGATTGGATGTAACTGGTTAGTAGCATTAGCGGTATGGCTATCCTATGGTGCAGATAATATGAGTGGCAAAATATTAGGGATCTGGTTCCCAACCATGGCTTTTGTAGCGATTGGATTTCAGCACGTTGTGGCGAATATGTTCCTGATTCCTGCAGCTATTTTCGCCGGTTACTATTCATGGGGAGAATACTTGATCAATTTCGTGCCAGTCTGGCTAGGTAATTTGACAGGAGGTGCAATCTTCGTAGCGCTTGCCTACTGGGTGGCTTATCTACGCGAACCACAGACGAGTTCTGCCACAGCCACAGCAAAAGTTAAGGTGCACACTTCACAGGCAAGAACACTACATGAGCACTTATATAAATCGGAAGGATAA
- a CDS encoding MFS transporter produces the protein MKILENYPKEVKVFLLASLINSTGSSLMWPLTTMFVFDELGRNMADAGLVILIQAVGGIIGQLLGGSLYHRVGVKKLIVGSLALNAIGLFALPVISQYWYFYMALMGFIGFCNALSLPAIQAFIGFRFADRRGELFNIIYVANNIGVALGTALSGFLADISYKLTFIANGLTSVIFAFFFLNYLNRLNKEQGEVHLDKKTTSATEESVWGLLSNTRIYLYLGLGSMFILLGNSIWNSGVSPFIISEGIPKKAYGFLWTLNGVLIFVAQPMISLLKRWLARTSSSQMTMSAVFYLLAYIVILLTHNYTGMVLAMILATIGEMLISPAIPSFISDHAGRSAPFYIGLSGGVGAVGKVIGPYAMGVLYDGGGLVPVAWLASGTAVIGVIFFVIHAIQNRADKYGEESTVI, from the coding sequence ATGAAGATTTTAGAGAATTACCCGAAAGAAGTTAAGGTATTTCTCTTAGCTAGTTTGATCAATTCTACAGGTAGCTCGCTGATGTGGCCCCTAACAACGATGTTTGTATTCGATGAATTGGGGCGTAATATGGCAGATGCTGGGCTTGTTATTCTCATTCAAGCTGTAGGTGGAATTATAGGACAATTGTTAGGAGGATCACTTTACCATCGGGTAGGTGTTAAGAAGTTAATTGTTGGTTCATTAGCGTTAAATGCGATAGGGTTGTTTGCTCTACCGGTGATAAGTCAGTATTGGTATTTCTATATGGCATTAATGGGGTTTATCGGTTTCTGTAATGCTTTGTCTTTGCCGGCTATTCAGGCATTTATTGGGTTTCGATTTGCGGATCGGCGTGGAGAATTGTTTAATATTATTTATGTGGCTAACAATATTGGCGTAGCTTTAGGAACAGCGCTGAGTGGGTTTCTAGCAGACATATCATATAAACTCACATTTATTGCGAATGGTCTGACTTCGGTTATTTTTGCATTTTTCTTTCTCAATTATTTGAATCGTTTGAATAAAGAGCAGGGAGAAGTACATTTAGACAAAAAAACAACATCAGCAACAGAAGAAAGTGTATGGGGTTTGCTTAGTAATACACGTATATACTTATATTTGGGTTTAGGATCTATGTTCATATTACTAGGCAATTCGATATGGAATTCAGGGGTATCCCCATTTATTATTTCAGAAGGAATTCCAAAGAAAGCGTATGGATTCCTATGGACGTTGAATGGTGTCCTCATCTTCGTAGCTCAACCTATGATCAGTCTATTAAAAAGATGGTTGGCTAGAACATCATCTTCTCAAATGACGATGAGTGCTGTGTTCTATCTGTTAGCATATATAGTGATATTATTAACGCATAATTATACTGGAATGGTATTGGCAATGATCCTAGCGACAATAGGTGAAATGCTTATATCACCTGCTATCCCGTCATTCATTTCTGATCATGCAGGACGGTCTGCACCATTCTACATTGGCCTCTCTGGTGGGGTCGGTGCGGTAGGGAAGGTTATTGGGCCCTACGCAATGGGTGTTTTATATGATGGGGGTGGGCTTGTACCTGTCGCATGGTTAGCCTCAGGCACAGCAGTAATCGGCGTAATCTTCTTCGTTATACATGCCATTCAGAATAGAGCAGACAAATATGGAGAAGAGTCAACGGTAATCTAA
- a CDS encoding GNAT family N-acetyltransferase, with the protein MEINQRTLTIRLSEMKDAQQLMDLDAIVWDDYSSPEPLNWTSREDFLRHCQPGSQFVAFVDHKLCGYVGFRYPTLIRSNHHVYEINIAVHPQYQQERIGTRLMETLKEWATEQGIKKLSLRVLSSNEGALKFYEKCGFVREGRLIKEFYVGGRYVDDILMGYFL; encoded by the coding sequence ATGGAGATTAACCAACGAACATTGACGATCCGCCTCTCTGAAATGAAAGATGCACAACAGCTTATGGACTTAGATGCTATCGTCTGGGATGATTATAGTTCCCCTGAGCCATTGAATTGGACTTCACGTGAGGATTTCTTACGACATTGCCAACCAGGTTCGCAGTTTGTTGCCTTCGTAGACCATAAACTTTGTGGTTATGTGGGGTTTCGTTATCCTACACTGATCCGCAGTAATCACCATGTGTATGAGATCAATATTGCCGTTCATCCACAGTATCAGCAGGAGAGAATAGGGACAAGACTCATGGAAACGTTGAAAGAGTGGGCGACTGAACAGGGGATCAAGAAGCTAAGCTTACGTGTGCTTTCATCTAATGAGGGAGCATTGAAATTTTATGAAAAATGTGGTTTTGTTAGAGAAGGTCGGCTTATCAAAGAGTTTTATGTGGGCGGACGTTATGTAGATGATATCTTGATGGGTTATTTCTTATAA
- a CDS encoding MOSC domain-containing protein — translation MASALISLNVGKPIAVEYQGKVLETGIYKEPIQGDVFLGKEQIDGDGQADLVNHGGADKAVCVYPYEHYAYWENQLGKSLQYAAFGENLTVTGMLESDVCIGDVYQVGDAILQVSQPRFPCYKLSQKHGVADLPVQFLKTGYSGFYFRVLREGYLNSTSRIDQLESHAAQVSVVEVLRLLASSPKDRDPEVLQHMIKLEVLSSVTRQRFQKWLDEGAF, via the coding sequence ATGGCGAGTGCACTGATTTCGCTCAATGTTGGAAAGCCTATCGCGGTTGAATACCAAGGGAAAGTACTTGAGACAGGTATTTATAAGGAACCGATTCAAGGTGATGTGTTTCTGGGAAAAGAACAAATCGACGGGGATGGTCAGGCAGATTTGGTTAATCATGGTGGTGCAGATAAAGCTGTATGTGTATATCCATACGAACATTATGCTTATTGGGAGAATCAACTCGGAAAATCCCTGCAGTATGCGGCCTTCGGTGAGAACTTGACAGTTACGGGCATGTTAGAGTCTGACGTATGCATTGGAGATGTGTATCAAGTGGGTGATGCAATTCTACAGGTTAGCCAACCTAGATTTCCTTGCTATAAACTATCACAGAAACACGGAGTGGCTGATCTTCCAGTACAATTCCTAAAGACGGGCTATAGTGGATTTTATTTCCGAGTCTTACGAGAAGGTTATCTAAATTCAACTTCACGGATTGATCAATTGGAGTCGCATGCTGCACAAGTCAGTGTAGTTGAAGTCTTGCGTCTTCTTGCCAGCAGTCCTAAAGATAGAGATCCAGAAGTATTGCAACATATGATAAAGCTGGAGGTTCTGTCATCTGTTACAAGACAAAGGTTCCAAAAGTGGCTGGATGAAGGTGCATTTTAA
- a CDS encoding glutamine--tRNA ligase/YqeY domain fusion protein translates to MENPSTPSNFIKSIITEDLNSGKVKEIVTRFPPEPNGYLHIGHAKAIYINFTLADEFGGKTNLRFDDTNPIKEDTEYVDSIQEDVKWLGYEWDELRFASDYFDEMYDRAVLLIKKGKAFIDDLNAEQIRETRGTLTEPGSNSPYRDRSIEENLELFEAMLAGKFNDGEKVLRAKIDMSSPNINLRDPVIYRISHTHHHNTGDKWCIYPMYAFAHPLEDAIEGITHSLCSLEFEDQRPFYDWVIAECEMPNVPHQYEFGRLNVGQTLTSKRKLKLLVDQQLVDGWDDPRMPTISGLRRLGYTPEAIRSFIYETGISKSQGVVDRQMMEHFVREDLKIKVPRTMAVLNPLKVVITNYPEGQTELLEVENNIENPEMGNREVPFSREIYVEQEDFMENPPNKYFRLFPGNEVRLKNAYFIKCNEVIKDEDGHVVEIHCTYDPETKSGSGFTGRKVKGTIHWIEANQAVPAEFRLYEPLIKDEEVEESVDVTQEKTFLDQINPNSMEIVHGYIEPGMVDVVAQDKFQFFRHGYFNVDSKYSTAGHPVFNRIVSLKSSFPITK, encoded by the coding sequence GTGGAGAACCCAAGTACACCCTCCAATTTTATTAAAAGTATCATTACAGAAGATCTAAATTCCGGCAAGGTGAAGGAAATTGTTACGAGATTTCCACCAGAGCCTAATGGTTATTTACATATCGGACATGCGAAAGCGATCTATATTAACTTTACGTTAGCAGATGAATTCGGCGGGAAGACCAATCTGAGATTCGATGATACCAATCCGATCAAAGAAGATACGGAATATGTAGATTCTATCCAAGAAGATGTGAAATGGCTAGGATATGAATGGGATGAACTACGTTTCGCCTCAGACTATTTCGATGAGATGTATGATCGCGCAGTGTTGTTGATTAAGAAAGGTAAAGCTTTTATCGATGATCTCAATGCCGAACAAATTCGTGAGACGCGAGGCACTTTGACAGAACCGGGTAGTAATAGTCCTTATCGTGATCGTAGTATAGAAGAGAACCTGGAACTATTTGAAGCGATGCTTGCTGGCAAATTTAATGATGGTGAAAAAGTATTGCGTGCCAAAATTGATATGTCATCACCGAATATTAACTTGCGTGATCCAGTTATTTATCGAATTTCTCATACTCATCATCACAATACAGGTGATAAATGGTGTATTTATCCGATGTACGCCTTCGCACATCCACTAGAGGATGCTATTGAGGGGATAACACATTCACTTTGTTCATTGGAATTTGAAGATCAACGTCCCTTCTATGATTGGGTAATAGCAGAATGTGAAATGCCTAATGTTCCGCATCAATATGAATTCGGTCGCTTGAATGTTGGACAGACCTTAACAAGTAAACGTAAGTTAAAGTTATTAGTTGATCAACAACTGGTAGATGGCTGGGACGATCCGCGTATGCCAACAATCTCAGGACTACGTCGTCTAGGTTATACACCTGAAGCGATTCGTAGTTTTATCTACGAGACAGGAATTTCCAAAAGCCAAGGTGTTGTAGATCGCCAAATGATGGAACACTTTGTTCGTGAAGATCTGAAGATAAAGGTTCCTCGTACAATGGCAGTATTGAATCCACTCAAAGTCGTAATAACGAATTACCCTGAGGGACAAACAGAGTTACTTGAAGTAGAGAATAATATTGAGAATCCTGAAATGGGTAATCGCGAAGTTCCTTTCTCTCGGGAAATATATGTTGAGCAAGAGGATTTCATGGAGAATCCACCGAATAAATACTTCCGGTTATTCCCAGGGAATGAAGTCCGACTTAAAAATGCTTACTTCATCAAATGTAATGAAGTCATTAAGGACGAAGATGGTCATGTTGTTGAAATACACTGTACCTATGATCCGGAGACGAAGAGCGGTAGTGGATTTACCGGGCGTAAAGTGAAAGGTACCATTCACTGGATAGAGGCTAATCAAGCGGTTCCTGCTGAATTCCGTTTGTATGAACCACTCATAAAAGATGAAGAAGTAGAAGAGTCTGTTGATGTGACACAAGAGAAGACATTCCTTGATCAGATCAATCCAAATTCAATGGAAATTGTTCACGGATATATTGAACCTGGGATGGTTGATGTAGTTGCTCAGGATAAATTTCAATTCTTCCGTCATGGTTATTTCAACGTAGATTCTAAGTATTCTACAGCAGGACATCCGGTATTTAATCGGATCGTCTCACTCAAGAGTTCATTCCCGATCACGAAATAA